From Microplitis mediator isolate UGA2020A chromosome 11, iyMicMedi2.1, whole genome shotgun sequence, one genomic window encodes:
- the LOC130677512 gene encoding homocysteine S-methyltransferase-like has product MSVVILDGGFSTQLSVHVGEKVDGHPLWTARFLATNPTAVFQTHLDFLRAGADVIITNTYQASIDGFVQHLGLTKVESFDLITKAVDLAKQALEVYLEEIKDREVSNKKPLIAGSCGPYGASLHNGSEYTGEYASNISKEFLKKWHRPRIQTLINSGVDLLALETIPCRIEAEALVELIREFPDIKAWLSFSCKTDGKSIVDGSDFRSVASSCYNNSVSNQLVAVGINCLAPTAVTPLIKGIQNDDKFIPLIVYPNSGEIYTVSDGWKKIGTEPPLETFIDEWLDLGVRYVGGCCRTYALDISKIIIQVKKWQKKKHSLVALSDSEKQLNT; this is encoded by the coding sequence ATGTCAGTAGTTATTTTAGACGGTGGATTTTCTACTCAACTTTCTGTTCACGTGGGTGAGAAAGTCGACGGACATCCACTTTGGACAGCGAGATTTCTCGCGACAAATCCAACCGCGGTTTTTCAAACTCATCTTGATTTTTTACGCGCTGGTGCTGACGTTATAATCACTAATACTTATCAAGCCTCGATCGACGGATTTGTTCAACATCTTGGACTCACTAAAGTCGAAAGTTTTGATTTGATTACCAAAGCTGTTGATTTGGCGAAGCAAGCGCTAGAAGTTTATTTGGAAGAAATAAAAGATAGAgaagtttcaaataaaaaaccatTAATTGCTGGCTCCTGTGGACCCTACGGAGCTTCTCTTCATAATGGATCTGAGTACACGGGTGAATATGCATCAAATATATCTaaagagtttttaaaaaaatggcacCGTCCTCGTATCCAAACTCTTATTAACTCGGGTGTTGATTTACTGGCACTGGAGACTATTCCCTGTCGAATAGAAGCTGAAGCATTAGTCGAACTGATAAGAGAATTTCCTGATATAAAAGCATGGCTGTCATTTTCCTGCAAAACAGACGGAAAATCAATCGTCGACGGTAGTGATTTTCGCAGTGTCGCTAGTTCTTGTTATAATAATTCTGTTTCGAATCAATTAGTTGCCGTTGGTATCAACTGTCTTGCTCCTACAGCTGTCACTCCGTTAATAAAAGGTATtcaaaatgatgataaatttattccacTGATTGTTTATCCGAATAGCGGGGAAATTTATACTGTGTCCGATGGATGGAAAAAAATCGGAACGGAGCCACCACTGGAAACTTTTATTGATGAATGGTTGGATCTTGGAGTGAGATATGTTGGTGGCTGCTGTAGAACTTACGCTCTAGacatttctaaaataattattcaagttaAGAAATGGCAGAAAAAAAAGCACAGTCTTGTTGCTCTAAGTGACAGTGAAAAACAActcaatacttaa
- the LOC130677513 gene encoding homocysteine S-methyltransferase-like, whose product MTKVTVLDGSFSSQISKHVNKSPDGDPLWTARFLVTNPDAVRDAHLDFLRAGSDIIETNTYQASVDGFCKYLGVTEADSLDIIVKAVDLAKQAVKIYKEEIINNEDAVNVNPMIAGSCGPYGAALHDTSEYTGSYGKRVSREFLKDWHRPKMEALIKAGVDLLAIETIPCHEEAEALVELLKEFPDTKAWLSFSCSTDGATIVDGSDYQEVALRCYNNSLKDQLVAVGVNCLSPHNVTSYLSKINKNNGGNSVPLIAYPNSGEVFVPGKGWTKEDGKICDVKKYTHEWLELGVQYIGGCCRMSAVDIAKIRAEVDSWKSQERETTV is encoded by the coding sequence atgacaaaagtCACGGTATTGGATGGTAGTTTTTCATCTCAAATATCAAAACACGTGAATAAAAGTCCTGATGGAGATCCTTTGTGGACAGCACGTTTTCTGGTGACAAATCCCGATGCTGTTCGTGATGCGCATCTGGATTTTCTACGAGCAGGAAGTGACATTATAGAGACCAATACCTACCAGGCATCAGTTGATGGATTTTGTAAATATCTTGGGGTAACAGAAGCTGATAGTCTCGACATTATTGTGAAAGCTGTTGATCTGGCGAAGCAAGCTGTCAAAATATACAAAgaggaaataataaataatgaggaTGCTGTCAATGTCAACCCGATGATCGCTGGGTCTTGTGGGCCCTATGGAGCTGCGCTCCATGACACTTCAGAATATACTGGTTCGTATGGCAAACGAGTGTCACGTGAATTTCTAAAAGATTGGCACAGACCTAAAATGGAGGCTCTGATAAAAGCTGGAGTTGACTTGCTGGCAATCGAGACAATTCCTTGTCACGAAGAAGCTGAAGCTCTTGTTGAATTACTCAAAGAATTTCCTGATACCAAAGCCTGGCTGTCATTTTCCTGCTCGACTGACGGGGCTACGATTGTTGATGGAAGTGATTATCAAGAAGTAGCATTGCGTTGCTACAATAATTCCCTCAAAGATCAGCTGGTTGCTGTTGGTGTAAATTGTCTGTCACCTCACAATGTCACGTCATATTTGTcgaagataaataaaaataatggagGAAATTCAGTGCCTTTAATTGCTTATCCTAACAGTGGTGAAGTATTTGTTCCTGGTAAAGGCTGGACAAAAGAAGATGGAAAAATTTGTGATGTTAAGAAATATACTCATGAGTGGCTGGAATTGGGGGTTCAGTATATCGGCGGCTGCTGCAGAATGTCTGCTGTTGATATCGCGAAAATTCGCGCCGAAGTTGACTCATGGAAATCGCAGGAGAGAGAGACAACTGTTTGA
- the LOC130677510 gene encoding leucine--tRNA ligase, cytoplasmic translates to MANERKGTFKVEYLQKIEKDVQAKWEACKAYEEDAPKKQKSKDEKFLATFPFPYMNGRLHLGHTFSLSKCEFAVRYNRLLGKKVLFPFGFHCTGMPIKACADKLMREIELFGYPPKFPQQQEESVIEDATDAIVKDKSKGKKSKAVAKTSDAKYQWQIMRSLGIEDEEIKKFADASYWLEYFPPLAVNDLKSIGLHVDWRRAFITTDVNPFFDSFIRWQFQHLKARNKVKYGKRYTIFSPKDNQPCMDHDRSSGEGVGPQEYTLVKMKLLEPYPEKLKSVKNKPVFLVAATLRPETMYGQTNCWIHPDIRYIAYTLANGEVFISTERSARNMSYQGFMKVEGKIQIVAEFVGQDLMGLGLSAPLTSHKVIYTLPMLTIKEDKGTGVVTSVPSDSPDDYAALVDLKKKPAFREKYSIKDEMVLPYNPISILEIPEFGGLAAVTLYDQLKIQSQNDKDKLQQAKEMVYLKGFYEGVLLVGEHKGKKIQDVKKLIQKEMIDDKTAVIYYEPEKTIISRSNDECVVALCNQWYLDYGEESWKKEALKALDNMETFHDEVRKNFLACLDWLHEHACSRTYGLGTKLPWDESWLIESLSDSTIYTAFYTVAHLIQGGTFKGDKPNVLGIKPEQMTPEVWDYIFFKNTKFPKTSIKKDALETMRREFQYWYPVDLRVSGKDLIQNHLTFYIYNHVAIWSDYPENWPRGIRANGHLMLNSAKMSKSDGNFLTLTEAVSKFSADGMRLCLADAGDSVEDANFVESMADAGILRLYTFIEWVREVLATENTFRKGNPTTFNDRVFQSEMNLKIKETNENYSKMLYKEALRTGFFELQTARDKYLQLSALDGVNWNLIMQYIDLQTILLSPICPHVAEHVRSILGKESILKARWPEVGPIDTILIKSSQYLMDAAHSFRILLKNYCTVKKIGKGKSDSTPIEKPNRGIIWVAKTFPPWQSIVLTTMKELYNKNNNSLPDNKVISLELSKKNELKKYMKRVMPFVQVAKEKMQAVGIAALNLTLEFDETTVLNGSKNYLTSTLDLEDIEIRYTDDAPEKTKEECCPGYPYINFFATPGVVVKVLNPQKCSGLFSTTIKITDGCTAADVASKISKEHKRIKDASSVVLYRYEDPVLGPRTVPTVDNILNGKVLIPSDGVFNVNLETKVIKVKAGKDSHPIGDEILYLIK, encoded by the exons ATG gcGAATGAAAGGAAGGGTACTTTCAAAGTTGAGTATCttcaaaaaatagaaaaagatGTCCAAGCTAAGTGGGAAGCTTGCAAAGCATACGAAGAAGATGCtccaaaaaaacaaaaatctaaaGATGAAAAATTCCTTGCTACTTTTCCATTTCCGTATATGAACGGACGACTGCATTTGGGTCACACGTTTTCTCTATCGAAATGTGAG ttTGCTGTGAGGTACAACCGACTGCTAGGCAAAAAAGTACTTTTCCCTTTTGGTTTCCATTGCACTGGTATGCCAATTAAAGCGTGCGCTGATAAATTAATGAGAGAAATAGAATTGTTTGGATATCCACCAAAGTTTCCTCAGCAACAAGAAGAATCGGTGATTGAAGATGCCACCGATGCTATTGTCAAAGACAAGAGTAAAGGAAAGAAAAGTAAAGCCGTTGCTAAAACAAGTGATGCTAAATATCAATGGCAAATAATGCGCAGTCTTGGTATTGAAGATGaagaaattaagaaatttGCCGACGCATCATATTGGCTGGAGTATTTTCCACCACTTGCTGTCaatgatttaaaatcaattggTCTACATGTTGATTGGCGTCGTGCTTTTATTACCACCGACGTAAATCCTTTCTTTGATTCATTTATCAGGTGGCAGTTTCAGCATTTGAAAGCacgaaataaagtaaaatatggaaaaagatatacaattttttctcCTAAAGACAATCAACCCTGCATGGATCACGATCGTTCATCAGGAGAAGGTGTTGGTCCTCAAGAATATACtttagtaaaaatgaaattacttgAACCTTACCCAGAAAAACTTAAATCTGTTAAAAACAAACCGGTTTTCTTGGTTGCTGCGACTCTAAGACCTGAAACGATGTACGGACAAACAAATTGTTGGATTCATCCCGACATTCGTTACATTGCTTACACTCTAGCCAATGGCGAAGTCTTTATTTCAACTGAAAGATCCGCTAGGAATATGTCCTATCAAGGATTCATGAAAGTCGAGggtaaaattcaaattgttgCTGAATTTGTTGGTCAAGATCTCATGGGATTAGGACTGAGTGCTCCATTAACGAGCCACAAAGTTATTTATACTCTTCCTATGCTGACAATTAAAGAAGACAAAGGTACCGGTGTCGTCACATCAGTTCCCAGTGACTCTCCAGATGATTACGCGGCTCTAGTAGACTTGAAGAAAAAACCAGCCTTCagagaaaaatattcaatcaaAGACGAGATGGTGTTGCCTTACAACCCAATTTCAATTCTGGAAATCCCGGAGTTTGGTGGTCTCGCCGCAGTAACTCTTTATGACCAATTGAAGATCCAGTCGCAGAATGATAAAGACAAACTTCAGCAGGCCAAAGAAATGGTTTATTTGAAAGGATTTTACGAGGGTGTGTTACTGGTAGGTGAGCAcaaaggtaaaaaaattcaagatgtTAAGAAACTCATTCAGAAAGAAATGATCGATGATAAAACTGCtgttatttattatgagcCTGAGAAGACCATAATCTCCAGGTCTAATGACGAGTGTGTTGTTGCTCTCTGCAATCAGTGGTACCTGGATTACGGTGAAGAATCTTGGAAGAAAGAGGCCTTGAAAGCATTAGACAACATGGAAACTTTCCACGATGAAGTAAGGAAGAATTTCTTGGCATGTCTTGATTGGTTACACGAGCACGCTTGTTCGAGAACGTACGGTCTTGGTACTAAATTACCCTGGGATGAAAGTTGGCTGATTGAATCACTATCCGACTCTACAATTTACACCGCGTTTTACACAGTCGCTCATTTAATTCAGGGGGGAACTTTCAAAGGCGACAAGCCCAATGTATTGGGAATAAAACCAGAGCAAATGACACCGGAAGTTTGggattacatattttttaaaaatacaaagttCCCGAAGACGTCAATTAAAAAAGATGCACTTGAGACAATGCGCCGTGAGTTCCAGTACTGGTACCCAGTGGACTTGAGAGTTTCTGGAAAAGATTTAATTCAAAACCACCTTacgttttatatttacaatcaCGTTGCAATATGGTCAGACTATCCGGAAAATTGGCCGCGGGGTATTCGTGCCAACGGTCATTTGATGTTGAACTCAGCCAAGATGTCCAAGTCCGATGGTAATTTCCTTACTCTTACAGAGGcagtaagtaaattttcagCTGACGGTATGCGTCTGTGTCTCGCTGACGCTGGTGACTCCGTTGAAGATGCAAATTTTGTTGAGTCAATGGCAGACGCTGGTATTTTACGGCTTTACACATTCATCGAATGGGTGCGTGAAGTTTTGGCGACTGAAAATACTTTTAGGAAAGGAAACCCGACAACTTTTAATGACAGAGTATTTCAAAgtgaaatgaatttgaaaataaaggaaactaatgaaaattattctaaAATGCTGTACAAAGAAGCGCTGAGAACTGGTTTCTTTGAGTTGCAAACAGCCAGAGATAAATATCTACAGCTGAGTGCACTGGATGGGGTAAATTGGAACTTGATAATGCAGTACATTGACCTACAGACTATTTTACTGTCACCAATTTGTCCTCATGTTGCTGAACATGTCAGAAGTATTCTTGGCAAAGAAAGTATTTTGAAAGCGCGTTGGCCAGAGGTTGGACCCATTGATACTATTCTCATAAAATCATCTCAGTATCTTATGGATGCCGCTCACTCATTCAGGATCTTACTGAAGAATTATTGcacggttaaaaaaattggtaaagGTAAAAGTGATTCAACTCCGATTGAAAAACCCAATCGTGGTATAATATGGGTCGCTAAGACATTCCCGCCTTGGCAGAGTATCGTTCTGACGACAATGAAAGAActatataacaaaaataataattctttaccagacaataaagttatttctttagaactgagtaagaaaaatgaattgaaaaaatatatgaaacgTGTGATGCCGTTTGTTCAAGtagctaaagaaaaaatgcaAGCTGTTGGTATCGCTGCGCTCAACTTGACACTGGAGTTTGATGAAACTACTGTTCTTAATGGTAGTAAGAATTACTTGACAAGTACTCTTGACCTAGAGGACATTGAGATTCGTTATACTGATGATGCACCTGAGAAAACTAAGGAAGAATGTTGCCCTGGTTATccatacattaatttttttgcaacaCCAGGAGTCGTTGTCAAGGTTTTAAATCCGCAAAAGTGCAGCGGTCTTTTCTCTacgacaattaaaattactgatGGTTGTACTGCTGCTGATGttgcatcaaaaatttctaaggaACATAAACGTATAAAag atGCATCATCGGTGGTTCTTTATCGGTATGAAGACCCGGTTCTTGGACCCAGAACAGTCCCAACTGTGGACAacattttaaatggaaaagtTCTGATACCTTCTGACGGAGTATTTAACGTCAATCTTGAAACTAAAGTAATTAAAGTCAAAGCAGGAAAAGACAGTCATCCTATAGGAGatgaaattttgtatttaatcaaatag
- the LOC130677514 gene encoding uncharacterized protein LOC130677514, which yields MKVKWMGVIQLVLVSSVCAIEVRSTESSEEYLRKVMIELQGLQSPSITGYHNFNPHFLAGKRYSRTNANILTVHQDDSRHNGYPPKKSEQIIVEASNQYYPQMSRPIVVPDQTKIQNPPLGFTKNELAMMYNQALQSGNAISLPGLKNSLESGQIPSVVGNYLHLPNADNQQQTFAYYFYPLKSFMDNLQNNNGYKTINDLTPAQSGHQESQKQIIINPLFMAISSFVGMALVFMLGVIVLPRILGEFRSRIVHDELLNLTTTVNEAIDKYNYTTTRPKTPFSEAMVGIKTRPVQRVKRKKIHRNRNVKTV from the exons ATGAAGGTCAAGTGGATGGGAGTGATACAATTAGTACTGGTATCATCAGTTTGTGCGATAGAAGTAAGAAGCACTGAATCTAGTGAAGAATATTTGCGCAAAGTGATGATTGAACTTCAAGGATTACAATCACCGTCAATTACCGgctatcataattttaatccaCATTTTTTGGCGGGTAAAAGATACTCGAGGACTAATGCCAATATTTTGACAGTTCATCAAGACGATTCGAGGCACAACGGATACCCTCCGAAAAAAAGTGAACAAATTATCGTTGAAGCTTCTAATCAATATTACCCACaa ATGTCGCGGCCAATAGTAGTTCCGGATCAgactaaaattcaaaatccaCCTCTCGGTTttactaaaaatgaattagcgATGATGTATAACCAGGCGTTGCAGTCAGGTAATGCAATATCTTTGCctggattaaaaaattcattggaATCTGGACAAATACCTTCAGTTGttggtaattatttacatcTTCCCAATGCTGATAATCAACAGCAAACGTTtgcgtattatttttatccattGAAATCATTTATGGACAATCTTCAAAATAATAACGGATATAAAACGATA aacgaCTTGACGCCAGCGCAGTCGGGACATCAAGAATCCCAGAAGCAGATAATAATAAACCCGCTTTTTATGGCAATCAGCAGCTTTGTCGGCATGGCATTGGTATTTATGCTCGGTGTTATCGTTCTTCCGCGGATTTTAGGTGAGTTTAGATCTCGGATAGTACATGATGAGCTTCTGAATCTCACGACGACTGTCAACGAGGCAATTGACAAGTACAACTACACAACAACGAGGCCGAAGACACCATTCAGTGAAGCTATGGTGGGAATTAAAACTAGACCGGTGCAACGCGtcaagcgaaaaaaaattcatcgcAATAGAAATGTAAAgactgtataa